One region of Sylvia atricapilla isolate bSylAtr1 chromosome Z, bSylAtr1.pri, whole genome shotgun sequence genomic DNA includes:
- the LOC136373552 gene encoding gamma-secretase subunit Aph-1b-like isoform X1, whose amino-acid sequence MTLAVFFGCTFIAFGPAFGLFIFTIARDPLRIIILIAGAFFWLVSLLLSSLIWFIAVKASDPQDERLQKGLLIFGVMFSVLLQEAFRFLYYKLLRKAIEGLVALSEDGCSPISIQQMAYVAGVGFGLMSGAFSMINLLADALGPGTVGIHGDSQLYFLTSAFMTMVLIFLHTFWGILFFHGCEHRRWWEIAAVVIMHLTVSGLVYGVKPAPNQDPEALQDVPVPSHPSPPLLSWRQDWPSPSLQYLFSWTVGPQPALVGQALGSSCGSQPTGVAETGSLQHPLRSPHKTPQFWGT is encoded by the exons ATGACGCTCGCCGTCTTCTTCGGGTGCACCTTCATCGCCTTCGGGCCTGCCTTCGGCCTCTTCATCTTCACCATCGCCCGCGACCCGCTCCGCATCATCATCCTCATCGCCGG GGCTTTTTTCTggctggtgtcactgctgctctcctccctcaTCTGGTTTATCGCAGTGAAAGCCAGCGACCCCCAGGATGAGCGGCTGCAGAAGGGGCTCCTGATTTTTGGGGTGatgttctctgtgctgctgcaggaggccTTCCGCTTCCTTTACTACAAGCTCCTCAG GAAGGCCATCGAGGGGCTCGTAGCTCTCAGCGAGGATGGTTGCTCCCCCATTTCCATTCAGCAAATGGCATATG TGGCTGGTGTGGGCTTTGGTCTCATGAGCGGCGCCTTCTCCATGATCAATCTCCTGGCAGACGCGTTAGGGCCTGGCACTGTGGGCATCCATGGGGATTCACAGCTGTATTTCCTGACCTCAG ctTTTATGACCATGGTGCTGATTTTCCTTCACACCTTCTGGGGAATCCTCTTCTTTCATGGCTGCGAGCACCGGCGCTGGTGGGAGATTGCAGCAGTCGTTATCATGCATCTCACTGTTTCAGGATTG GTTTACGGAGTGAAGCCAGCGCCCAACCAGGATCCTGAGGCCCTCCAGGATGTTCCAGTCCCCAGCcacccctcccctcccctcctctcctggcGGCAGGATTGGCCATCACCTTCTTTGCAATATCTTTTCTCCTGGACTGTGGgaccccagccagccctggtgGGGCAGGCACTGGGgtccagctgtggcagccagCCAACCGGTGTGGCTGAGACTGGCTCACTCCAACACCCCTTGAGGAGTCCCCATAAAACACCTCAGTTTTGGGGGACCTGA
- the LOC136373552 gene encoding gamma-secretase subunit Aph-1b-like isoform X2, producing MTLAVFFGCTFIAFGPAFGLFIFTIARDPLRIIILIAGAFFWLVSLLLSSLIWFIAVKASDPQDERLQKGLLIFGVMFSVLLQEAFRFLYYKLLRKAIEGLVALSEDGCSPISIQQMAYVAGVGFGLMSGAFSMINLLADALGPGTVGIHGDSQLYFLTSAFMTMVLIFLHTFWGILFFHGCEHRRWWEIAAVVIMHLTVSGLSFCNPLYVGSLVPSYLLMAAAAAWAYLLSGGSAQNLRRFLLCLRSEASAQPGS from the exons ATGACGCTCGCCGTCTTCTTCGGGTGCACCTTCATCGCCTTCGGGCCTGCCTTCGGCCTCTTCATCTTCACCATCGCCCGCGACCCGCTCCGCATCATCATCCTCATCGCCGG GGCTTTTTTCTggctggtgtcactgctgctctcctccctcaTCTGGTTTATCGCAGTGAAAGCCAGCGACCCCCAGGATGAGCGGCTGCAGAAGGGGCTCCTGATTTTTGGGGTGatgttctctgtgctgctgcaggaggccTTCCGCTTCCTTTACTACAAGCTCCTCAG GAAGGCCATCGAGGGGCTCGTAGCTCTCAGCGAGGATGGTTGCTCCCCCATTTCCATTCAGCAAATGGCATATG TGGCTGGTGTGGGCTTTGGTCTCATGAGCGGCGCCTTCTCCATGATCAATCTCCTGGCAGACGCGTTAGGGCCTGGCACTGTGGGCATCCATGGGGATTCACAGCTGTATTTCCTGACCTCAG ctTTTATGACCATGGTGCTGATTTTCCTTCACACCTTCTGGGGAATCCTCTTCTTTCATGGCTGCGAGCACCGGCGCTGGTGGGAGATTGCAGCAGTCGTTATCATGCATCTCACTGTTTCAGGATTG TCATTTTGCAACCCCCTGTACGTGGGCAGCCTGGTGCCCTCCTACCTGCtgatggctgctgctgctgcctgggcttACCTACTCTCGGGGGGATCTGCGCAGAACCTGCGGCGCTTCCTGCTCT GTTTACGGAGTGAAGCCAGCGCCCAACCAGGATCCTGA
- the LOC136373659 gene encoding carbonic anhydrase 9-like, with translation MNRAALRVSLLLPLLLLLLPALGRADSYSESDQERGGEESPHSPGKGQSHWSYEDLKHWSMDYSDCGGNEQSPINVDSAQAIFSPDLRPIQLSGYSLPANEQLKLKNNGHTVVLDLPETLALTGGYTQQYRAVQLHLHWGSSLGPGSEHTVNGRRFAAEIHVVHYNTKYDSFKEAMVHPDGLAVLGAFLEVGHGENQYYREILKHLPEIQEVGQETLVSGFNIAGLLPANLKLYFHYNGSLTTPPCYQTVKWTVFNQTVLLSRHQMSMLVLTLRTPENKLLQNNYRPVQNLHGRQVLASFQTTPSVKHSPDHDDSATAEGHSSSFHAGDVLAVLFGVLFAVTALAFLLYIYKHRSQNTRLDSPTKSKVIYTAASTENTA, from the exons ATGAACCGCGCCGCGCTGCGGGTCTCGCTCCTACTcccgctcctcctcctgctcctgcccgcCCTGGGCCGTGCCGACTCCTACAGCGAAAGCGACCAGGAACGCGGCGGCGAGGAGTCCCCGCATTCCCCGGGGaaag gccAGAGCCACTGGAGCTATGAAG ACCTGAAGCACTGGAGTATGGACTACTCGGACTGTGGCGGCAACGAGCAGTCACCTATCAATGTTGACAGTGCTCAGGCCATCTTCAGCCCTGACCTGCGGCCGATCCAGCTCTCTGGCTACAGCCTGCCTGCCAACGAGCAACTCAAGCTGAAGAACAATGGGCACACAG tTGTCCTTGACCTGCCCGAGACCCTGGCCCTCACTGGTGGCTATACCCAGCAGTACcgagctgtgcagctgcaccTGCACTGGGGCTCCTCGTTGGGACCCGGCTCGGAGCACACCGTCAATGGGCGACGCTTTGCTGCTGAG atcCATGTGGTCCACTACAATACCAAGTATGACAGCTTTAAAGAGGCAATGGTTCACCCAGATGGCCTGGCTGTACTGGGAGCCTTTCTGGAG GTTGGGCATGGGGAGAACCAATACTACCGTGAAATACTTAAGCATCTGCCTGAAATCCAAGAAGTAG GACAAGAAACCTTGGTGTCTGGATTTAATATTGCAGGTCTGCTGCCTGCCAACCTGAAACTCTACTTCCACTATAATGGCTCTCTGACCACTCCTCCCTGCTACCAGACAGTTAAATGGACTGTCTTCAACCAGACCGTGCTGCTCTCTCGTCACCAG ATGTCAATGCTGGTTTTGACCCTGAGAACCCCTGAGAACAAGCTTTTGCAGAACAACTACCGGCCAGTGCAGAACCTGCATGGGCGACAGGTGCTGGCGAGTTTCCAGACCACCCCTTCAGTCAAGCATTCTCCTG ATCATGATGATTCAGCAACAGCAG AAGGACACTCCAGCTCATTTCACGCAG GAGATGTGCTGGCCGTGCTCTTCGGGGTGCTCTTTGCTGTCACAGCACTAGCCTTCCTGCTGTACATCTATAAGCACCGCAGCCAGAACACACG GCTGGACTCGCCAACCAAATCCAAGGTCATCTacacagcagccagcactgagaACACTGCGTAA